One part of the Sorangiineae bacterium MSr11954 genome encodes these proteins:
- a CDS encoding AAA family ATPase translates to MAADHTIHLDRYAPDAKALVAGAQSLADERKHAQVEPIHLLARAIDRDRGVAEVFRKSGADPSDVAVEAESALSRLGKTTSGLSYLSPAMLELLRRAEKEATGNTVQVEHLLNALSQEIRGAAAVVLQAFQLGPGSFRPHMAALRSVPRDVPGTAAASSGNGAEGAGRFTQDLVERARQGGFDPVIGRDVEVRRLLQILERRHKNHPLLVGDPGVGKTAIVGALCMRIAAKEVPHNLSALSILELETGALVAGARLRGEIEERLKQVIGAMKGTAGSERVLYISGIDSLLGQGAAGSGVGDLLKPMLARGEVRLLASTTPDGLRKMQERDPGLLRRFSILTIDAPPPDQAIEMLRGLATKFEAHHKVQIGDPAVVASVHLAKRYLQDRALPDTAIDLLDEAAARKRVELDGVPAEVDNAIRRLASVKAQHQSLLDDDDAMSIKTRERLDKERAQLEPLVVEMRARLDSRRGALAAVNALRAEREKLEQQLTEARGRQDFARLGELEHVTIPDVKRRLEAAELAMKRDDGGRTSNVVTEEDVAVVLGDWTGIPVAKMLEAENEKLLKMEERLGQRVIGQDEAVRSVARAVRRGRVGLRDPGKPIGSFLYLGPSGVGKTELAKALAEFLFDDEQSMTRLDMSEFMEKHMAQRLVGAPPGYVDSEQGGFLTEAVRRRPYSVLLFDEVEKAHADVFNLLLQVLDDGRLTDGRGRTADFSNTVVIMTSNIGSKRILETEPRLFETEEGRDALRDVLRDELRNFLRPEFLNRIDDIVVFRPLSKADLRGIVDIQLRRLEKLMADREIKLDLTEAAKMNLVEQGYEPAFGARPLRRAILKRLQDPLAEQILAGGYASGSVVRVDVKDDEFVFEKGR, encoded by the coding sequence CTCGCCTGCCATGCTGGAGCTCCTCCGGCGCGCCGAGAAGGAGGCGACCGGAAATACCGTGCAGGTCGAGCACCTGCTCAACGCGCTCTCCCAGGAAATCCGCGGGGCCGCGGCCGTCGTCCTTCAAGCGTTCCAGCTGGGGCCCGGCTCCTTTCGCCCCCACATGGCCGCCCTTCGCAGTGTTCCGCGCGATGTGCCGGGGACGGCAGCCGCGTCCTCCGGAAATGGCGCCGAGGGTGCCGGGCGGTTTACGCAAGACTTGGTCGAGCGCGCGCGGCAAGGTGGCTTCGATCCCGTCATCGGACGCGACGTCGAGGTGCGCCGGCTCCTGCAGATCCTGGAGCGGCGCCACAAGAACCATCCGCTGCTGGTGGGCGATCCGGGCGTTGGAAAGACGGCCATCGTGGGGGCGCTGTGCATGCGCATCGCGGCCAAAGAGGTGCCGCACAACCTGTCCGCCCTCTCCATTTTGGAGCTCGAGACGGGGGCCCTGGTGGCCGGCGCGCGGCTTCGCGGCGAGATTGAAGAGCGCCTGAAGCAGGTGATCGGCGCCATGAAGGGCACCGCCGGCAGCGAACGGGTGCTCTACATCAGCGGCATCGACTCGCTCCTCGGCCAAGGCGCGGCCGGCAGCGGGGTGGGCGATCTGCTCAAGCCCATGCTCGCCCGCGGCGAGGTGCGCCTGCTCGCGTCGACCACGCCCGATGGTTTGCGCAAGATGCAGGAGCGCGATCCCGGCTTGCTCCGGCGGTTCTCGATCTTGACCATCGATGCGCCGCCGCCGGATCAGGCCATCGAGATGCTGCGCGGGCTGGCCACCAAGTTCGAGGCGCACCACAAAGTGCAAATCGGCGATCCCGCGGTGGTCGCCTCGGTGCACTTGGCCAAGCGCTACTTGCAGGATCGGGCCCTCCCCGACACGGCCATCGATCTGCTCGACGAGGCGGCCGCGCGAAAGCGGGTCGAGCTCGATGGGGTGCCGGCGGAGGTCGACAACGCCATCCGGCGCTTGGCATCCGTGAAGGCGCAGCACCAGTCGCTCCTCGACGACGACGACGCCATGAGCATCAAGACGCGCGAGCGCCTCGACAAAGAGCGCGCGCAGCTCGAGCCCTTGGTGGTCGAGATGCGGGCGCGGCTCGACTCGCGGCGCGGGGCGCTGGCGGCGGTGAACGCGCTGCGGGCCGAGCGCGAGAAGCTGGAGCAGCAGCTGACCGAGGCGCGCGGACGGCAAGATTTTGCGCGGCTCGGGGAGCTCGAGCACGTAACCATCCCCGACGTGAAACGGCGGCTCGAGGCGGCCGAGTTGGCGATGAAGCGCGACGATGGGGGCCGCACGTCCAACGTGGTGACGGAGGAGGACGTGGCGGTGGTGCTGGGCGATTGGACCGGCATCCCGGTGGCGAAGATGCTGGAGGCCGAGAACGAAAAGCTCCTCAAGATGGAGGAGCGACTCGGCCAGCGCGTGATCGGTCAGGACGAGGCGGTGCGGTCGGTGGCGCGCGCCGTGCGCCGCGGACGGGTGGGGCTCCGCGATCCGGGCAAGCCCATTGGGTCGTTCTTGTACCTGGGCCCCAGCGGGGTGGGCAAGACGGAGCTGGCCAAGGCGCTGGCGGAGTTTCTCTTCGACGACGAGCAGTCGATGACCCGGCTCGATATGAGCGAGTTCATGGAGAAGCACATGGCGCAGCGCCTGGTGGGCGCGCCGCCGGGCTATGTCGACAGCGAGCAAGGCGGCTTCTTGACCGAGGCCGTGCGCCGGCGCCCGTACAGCGTGCTGCTCTTCGACGAGGTGGAGAAGGCGCACGCCGACGTGTTCAACCTGCTGCTTCAAGTGCTCGACGACGGCCGGCTCACCGACGGGCGCGGGCGCACGGCGGACTTCTCGAACACGGTCGTCATCATGACGAGCAACATCGGCTCCAAGCGGATCCTCGAGACGGAGCCCCGCTTGTTCGAGACGGAGGAGGGCCGCGACGCCCTTCGCGACGTGCTCCGCGACGAGCTTCGCAACTTCTTGCGGCCCGAGTTCCTCAACCGCATCGATGACATCGTGGTGTTCCGCCCGCTGAGCAAGGCGGATCTTCGCGGCATCGTCGACATTCAGCTGCGGCGCTTGGAGAAGCTGATGGCCGATCGCGAGATCAAGCTGGATCTGACCGAGGCCGCCAAGATGAACTTGGTCGAGCAAGGGTACGAGCCCGCGTTCGGCGCGCGACCGTTGCGGCGCGCCATCTTGAAGCGGCTGCAGGATCCGCTGGCCGAGCAGATTTTGGCGGGCGGGTATGCCTCGGGCAGCGTGGTGCGCGTGGATGTCAAGGACGACGAGTTCGTCTTCGAAAAGGGTCGATGA
- a CDS encoding Mur ligase domain-containing protein, which translates to MSNVVHLVGISGTGMGALAMLFRELGWEVRGSDLAFDPPIGPALEAAGVTCLRGYAAEHVAGELDLVVVGNAIRRDNVEATAVRERGLRALSMSAALREYFLTGRRPLVVTGTHGKTTTSAMSAWICASADLEPGYFIGGLPKNFPSGAAVGSLRRKIVGGSAPPAPFVIEGDEYDAVYWHKEPKFFDYVGVGEDDVVIVTGIEHDHIDIYPDEASYVAQFAKLAAKVPEAGLIVCDASQHLAVRTLQEHARARLVFYALEGDDTGELTPTWLAAPAPIDAGGMQPFDLFVGGMSCGRFAMKSPGAHNVRDAVAALCACAEGFRVPVLRARTGLATFEGVRRRQDLLGAPRGISVYDDFAHHPTAVEETLAALRAKQKAAHAEQTGGRLWAVFEPRSATACRALHQQAYARAFGSADLVLLAPLGRANVPAGERLDLELLARDIGDKAEAMPSVDAILERLAAEARPGDAIALLSNGAFGGLHSRLLARLTP; encoded by the coding sequence ATGAGCAACGTCGTTCATCTCGTAGGCATTTCGGGCACGGGGATGGGGGCGCTCGCGATGCTCTTTCGCGAGCTGGGGTGGGAGGTGCGCGGGTCGGATCTGGCCTTCGATCCGCCCATCGGGCCGGCGCTCGAGGCGGCGGGGGTCACGTGCCTGCGCGGCTATGCGGCCGAGCACGTGGCGGGGGAGCTCGACCTGGTCGTCGTCGGCAACGCCATCCGGCGCGACAATGTGGAGGCCACGGCCGTGCGCGAGCGCGGGCTTCGGGCGCTCTCCATGTCGGCGGCGCTGCGCGAGTATTTTCTCACGGGGCGGCGTCCGCTGGTGGTGACGGGCACCCACGGCAAGACGACCACCAGCGCCATGAGCGCCTGGATCTGCGCCAGCGCCGATCTCGAGCCGGGGTACTTCATCGGCGGGCTGCCCAAGAATTTCCCCTCGGGGGCGGCGGTGGGCTCGCTGCGGCGCAAGATCGTCGGCGGCTCGGCGCCGCCTGCGCCCTTCGTCATCGAGGGCGACGAGTACGACGCGGTGTACTGGCACAAGGAGCCGAAGTTCTTCGACTACGTCGGCGTGGGCGAAGACGACGTCGTCATCGTGACGGGCATCGAGCACGATCACATCGACATCTATCCGGACGAAGCGAGCTATGTCGCGCAGTTCGCCAAGCTGGCCGCCAAGGTCCCCGAGGCGGGCCTCATCGTGTGCGACGCTAGCCAGCACCTGGCCGTGCGCACCTTGCAAGAGCACGCGCGGGCCCGCCTCGTGTTCTATGCCCTCGAGGGCGACGACACGGGCGAGCTCACCCCCACGTGGCTGGCGGCGCCCGCGCCCATCGATGCGGGCGGGATGCAGCCCTTCGATCTCTTCGTGGGCGGCATGTCGTGCGGGCGCTTCGCCATGAAGAGCCCCGGCGCGCACAACGTACGCGACGCGGTGGCCGCCCTTTGCGCGTGCGCCGAGGGCTTTCGCGTGCCCGTCTTGCGCGCCCGCACGGGGCTCGCCACCTTCGAAGGCGTGCGCCGCCGGCAGGATCTGCTCGGCGCCCCTCGCGGCATTTCCGTGTACGACGACTTTGCGCACCATCCCACCGCGGTGGAGGAGACGCTCGCCGCGCTCCGGGCCAAGCAAAAGGCCGCGCATGCCGAGCAGACGGGCGGCCGCCTCTGGGCCGTGTTCGAGCCGCGCAGCGCCACCGCCTGCCGCGCGCTGCACCAGCAAGCTTACGCCCGCGCGTTTGGCTCGGCCGACCTCGTCCTTCTGGCGCCGCTCGGGCGCGCGAACGTCCCTGCCGGCGAGCGGCTCGATCTCGAGCTCCTCGCCCGCGACATCGGGGACAAGGCCGAGGCCATGCCGAGCGTCGATGCCATCCTCGAGCGCCTGGCCGCCGAGGCCAGGCCCGGCGACGCGATCGCGCTCTTGTCCAACGGTGCTTTTGGGGGGCTTCATTCCCGTCTGCTCGCGAGGCTCACCCCATGA
- a CDS encoding inositol monophosphatase: MTSAFDVQTEDGQRACLAVALDVAREAAQLVFSGWRKTLRVEHKGPIDLVTDFDKASEVLVRKRLHERTPFAVVGEEGGADPLVPGEVAASGAGAAHGAGAARGAGAARGAANEPLWYVDPIDGTTNFVHGHPFFCVSIGLVVKGMPLLGAVVAPALRCEWTGIAGRFATRNGEPCEVSRVASFGESLLATGFPYDRRVSADNNFDAFVAIKKKCQAVRRCGSAAMDLCLVAEGTYDGYWERKLNPWDISGGAAIVLGAGGRVTNYRGSTENLLGGELIATNGKIHDDLIEELARVHGAGRTT, from the coding sequence ATGACATCCGCATTCGACGTACAAACCGAAGATGGCCAGCGCGCATGCCTCGCCGTCGCCCTCGACGTTGCGCGCGAGGCCGCCCAACTCGTCTTCTCCGGTTGGCGAAAGACGCTCCGGGTCGAGCACAAAGGGCCCATTGATCTGGTGACCGATTTCGACAAGGCCAGCGAGGTGCTCGTGCGCAAACGGCTTCACGAGCGCACGCCCTTTGCCGTCGTGGGCGAGGAAGGCGGGGCCGACCCTCTCGTGCCCGGCGAGGTCGCGGCGTCCGGTGCAGGTGCGGCGCACGGTGCAGGTGCGGCACGAGGTGCAGGTGCGGCGCGAGGCGCGGCGAACGAGCCGCTTTGGTACGTGGATCCCATCGATGGGACCACCAACTTCGTGCACGGTCACCCGTTCTTCTGCGTCTCCATCGGGCTCGTCGTGAAGGGCATGCCGCTGCTGGGCGCGGTGGTCGCGCCCGCGCTTCGGTGCGAGTGGACGGGCATCGCCGGACGGTTTGCCACCCGCAACGGGGAGCCGTGCGAGGTGAGCCGCGTGGCCTCGTTCGGGGAGTCGCTGCTCGCCACCGGGTTTCCGTACGACCGCCGGGTCAGCGCCGACAACAACTTCGATGCGTTCGTCGCCATCAAGAAGAAGTGCCAAGCGGTGCGCCGCTGCGGATCGGCGGCCATGGATTTGTGCCTGGTGGCCGAGGGAACGTACGACGGCTACTGGGAGCGAAAGCTCAATCCGTGGGACATCTCCGGCGGGGCGGCCATCGTGTTGGGCGCCGGAGGACGCGTGACCAACTACCGCGGCAGCACCGAGAACCTTCTTGGCGGCGAGCTCATCGCAACCAATGGCAAGATTCACGACGATTTGATCGAAGAGCTTGCAAGGGTCCACGGCGCAGGCAGAACTACGTGA
- a CDS encoding VWA domain-containing protein, with translation MFVPFLFELRARKVKIGAQEAMSLARALALGLHDSSLDGFYHVARAVCVHREGDLDAFDQAFLSHFRGIETASVQLLDELEEWLKDARDRRELTPEELALIQSLDMEELRRLFEERQREQKERHDGGNRWIGTGGTSPFGANGAHPSGLRVGKMGGGRSAMGIADARRYKPYRSDLVLDVRQIEVALRKLRAFAREGDALELDLDETISETAKNAGELEIVLRPPKRSNVRVLLLMDVGGSMDPHAHLVSQLFSAAKRASNIRELKTYYFHNCIYGNLYETERFVDPVRVRDVLDACHAEYKLVMVGDAAMHPGELLGGGDWAYYSKHPGESSMQGIRWMQLIADHFRKSVWLNPDPPQYWKGGTAEALAQVFPMFQLTLDGLGQAIAHLSRGGARRR, from the coding sequence ATGTTCGTCCCGTTTCTCTTCGAGCTGCGCGCGCGCAAAGTCAAAATCGGCGCGCAAGAGGCCATGTCCTTGGCGCGGGCGCTCGCGCTCGGTCTGCACGATAGCTCGCTCGACGGCTTCTACCATGTGGCGCGCGCCGTCTGCGTGCACCGCGAAGGGGATCTCGACGCCTTCGATCAGGCGTTCCTCTCGCACTTCCGCGGCATCGAGACGGCGAGCGTGCAACTGCTCGACGAGCTGGAAGAGTGGCTGAAAGACGCGCGCGATCGGCGCGAGCTGACCCCGGAGGAGCTGGCGCTCATCCAGTCGCTCGACATGGAGGAGCTGCGAAGGCTCTTCGAGGAGCGGCAGCGCGAGCAGAAGGAGCGCCACGACGGGGGCAATCGCTGGATCGGAACGGGCGGAACGAGCCCCTTCGGCGCCAACGGCGCGCACCCGAGCGGGCTTCGCGTGGGCAAAATGGGCGGTGGCCGCAGCGCGATGGGCATCGCGGACGCGCGCCGTTACAAGCCCTATCGCTCCGATCTGGTGCTGGACGTGCGTCAGATCGAGGTGGCGCTGCGCAAGCTTCGTGCGTTCGCGCGCGAGGGGGACGCGCTCGAGCTCGACCTCGACGAGACCATCTCCGAGACGGCCAAGAACGCGGGCGAGCTGGAGATCGTGCTCCGCCCGCCGAAGCGCTCCAATGTGCGCGTGCTGCTCTTGATGGACGTGGGCGGCTCGATGGATCCGCACGCGCACCTGGTCTCCCAGCTCTTCTCCGCGGCCAAGCGGGCCTCCAACATCCGCGAGCTGAAGACGTACTACTTTCACAACTGCATCTACGGAAACCTGTACGAGACCGAGCGCTTCGTCGATCCGGTGCGCGTGCGCGACGTGCTCGACGCCTGCCACGCCGAGTACAAACTGGTGATGGTGGGCGACGCGGCCATGCACCCGGGCGAGCTGCTCGGCGGCGGCGATTGGGCGTACTACTCGAAGCACCCCGGCGAGAGCTCGATGCAGGGCATTCGCTGGATGCAGCTCATCGCCGATCACTTCCGCAAGAGCGTGTGGCTCAACCCCGATCCGCCGCAGTACTGGAAGGGCGGCACCGCGGAGGCGCTCGCGCAGGTGTTTCCCATGTTCCAGCTCACGTTGGACGGGCTCGGGCAAGCCATCGCGCACCTGTCGCGCGGCGGCGCGCGCCGGCGCTGA
- a CDS encoding Gfo/Idh/MocA family oxidoreductase, translating to MALIGYGAMGQRHARALLALPERATVTGFYDVRDIDSALPLHSAEAEAIAHADVVFVATPIAAHVSTVLRALRAGRDVFVEKPIGATADEASAMVDAAERSGRRLFVGHSERFNPVVRALHREVRPESILRTTFCRMAAARPSAPSGESRRARARDLLLNLAVHDLDLAAYVTGSRAMVHAAFGREDAADVLLATGRGPAHIRVGREGERERWVLVTTDRATYRGDLLHFRLTVRDTATTREREVPLETEEPLLAQARAVFDALDGKPSEIAEGLDGARAVRLAEKSLALLRKPQPLPQPAEVAEYAGYAGDPAE from the coding sequence GTGGCCCTCATCGGATATGGCGCCATGGGGCAGCGTCATGCGCGAGCGCTCCTCGCGTTGCCGGAGCGAGCCACCGTCACGGGGTTCTACGATGTTCGTGACATCGACAGCGCGCTGCCCTTGCACAGCGCCGAGGCCGAGGCCATCGCCCACGCCGACGTGGTGTTCGTGGCCACCCCCATCGCCGCCCATGTGAGCACGGTGCTGCGCGCGCTGCGCGCGGGGCGCGATGTCTTCGTGGAGAAGCCCATCGGCGCCACCGCGGACGAAGCGTCGGCCATGGTCGATGCGGCGGAGCGAAGCGGGCGCCGGCTCTTCGTCGGGCACTCGGAGCGGTTCAATCCCGTGGTGCGCGCCCTGCACCGCGAAGTGCGCCCCGAAAGCATCCTCCGAACCACGTTCTGCCGCATGGCCGCCGCCAGGCCCAGCGCCCCGAGCGGTGAGTCCCGCCGTGCGCGCGCGCGCGACCTGCTGCTCAACCTCGCCGTCCACGATCTCGATCTCGCCGCGTACGTCACCGGCTCCCGCGCCATGGTGCACGCCGCCTTCGGCCGTGAAGACGCGGCCGACGTGCTGCTCGCGACCGGCCGCGGCCCCGCGCACATCCGGGTGGGGCGCGAGGGCGAACGCGAACGCTGGGTGCTCGTCACCACGGACCGGGCGACGTACCGCGGCGATCTTCTGCACTTTCGCCTGACCGTGCGCGATACGGCCACGACGCGCGAGCGCGAGGTGCCGCTCGAGACCGAGGAGCCGCTGCTCGCGCAAGCGCGCGCCGTCTTCGATGCGCTCGATGGAAAGCCGTCGGAGATCGCCGAGGGCCTCGACGGCGCACGCGCCGTTCGACTGGCGGAAAAGTCGTTGGCGTTGCTTCGCAAGCCGCAGCCCCTGCCGCAGCCGGCCGAGGTCGCGGAATACGCCGGCTACGCAGGCGATCCGGCCGAGTAG
- a CDS encoding AgmX/PglI C-terminal domain-containing protein encodes MSTGGAVAAKGGLSPEQVRRVVVAHEGALRACYESEAQRNPNLRGGLTVSWQIEGSGSVTSASVASSTLDNARVEGCVVRQVRSWKFPTSDTSTNVNYPFKFGVGG; translated from the coding sequence GTGAGCACCGGCGGCGCGGTGGCCGCGAAGGGCGGGCTCTCCCCCGAGCAAGTGCGGCGCGTGGTGGTCGCGCACGAGGGCGCGCTGCGCGCATGCTACGAGAGCGAGGCGCAGCGCAATCCCAACCTGCGCGGCGGGCTGACCGTCTCATGGCAGATCGAGGGCAGTGGAAGCGTAACGAGCGCTTCGGTTGCATCGAGCACCCTGGACAATGCGCGGGTCGAAGGATGCGTGGTGCGGCAGGTCCGTTCGTGGAAGTTCCCCACCAGCGATACGTCGACCAACGTGAACTACCCCTTCAAATTCGGCGTCGGGGGGTAG
- a CDS encoding immunity 74 family protein translates to MSTIRVVEVTRGHIRVQVGDRSLTIQGEGHLPAPGSPGYLIYANSIRAWDPPHQSDALDLAQKKDILTGVLRHFDAKGTHYTVEGEPT, encoded by the coding sequence ATGAGCACGATCCGAGTCGTCGAGGTCACGCGAGGCCATATCCGCGTTCAGGTCGGGGATCGCTCTCTGACCATCCAAGGCGAAGGTCATCTGCCTGCGCCCGGCTCCCCGGGTTACCTCATTTACGCGAACTCGATTCGCGCGTGGGACCCGCCGCACCAAAGCGACGCGCTGGACTTGGCGCAAAAGAAGGACATTTTGACGGGGGTCCTTCGCCACTTCGATGCCAAAGGGACGCACTACACCGTCGAAGGTGAACCGACGTAA
- a CDS encoding tetratricopeptide repeat protein, translated as MMRSATRTAAAMLTCACALLAACGGSAPQKVAVATSAKKVVPPPQSSAVTKMVQGTLAAKEPSGRERAIQLFREAIALDPNLWEAHYDLGVVMAGGGDLAGAEDALRRSAKLAPDAIEVVMALAEVERRRGENKEGAEILGDYLRRHPQSPDIQARYVAALRDSGQLDKAMSQARDLLVKRPGDAAALAELALCHLAKGERDMAQLLTQQARTANAKSAVAERATGLVLLAAGDDARAFAAFAKAAQYDPQDTTARLNMGSVLLRAGAYAKAEEQYRAILAVSPEDGDAKIGLAAALRGQGSRERSGKWDEARSVLEGLLAREPHNVAALFNLAVLDIEFLKRPADARPLIVRFLSDAPGDHPARAEAERYLGLLKETAK; from the coding sequence ATGATGCGCAGCGCGACCCGGACCGCGGCGGCCATGCTCACGTGCGCGTGCGCGCTGCTCGCGGCGTGCGGAGGGTCCGCGCCGCAGAAGGTGGCCGTCGCCACGAGCGCCAAGAAGGTGGTGCCGCCGCCCCAGTCGTCGGCGGTCACCAAAATGGTGCAGGGGACCCTGGCGGCCAAGGAGCCGAGCGGGCGCGAGCGCGCGATCCAGCTCTTTCGCGAGGCGATCGCGCTCGATCCGAACCTCTGGGAGGCGCACTACGATTTGGGCGTGGTGATGGCCGGCGGCGGCGATCTGGCGGGGGCCGAGGACGCCTTGCGCCGATCGGCCAAGCTCGCGCCCGACGCCATCGAGGTGGTGATGGCCTTGGCCGAGGTCGAGCGCCGGCGCGGCGAGAACAAAGAGGGCGCGGAGATCCTCGGGGACTATTTGCGTCGGCACCCGCAGTCGCCCGATATCCAAGCGCGGTACGTGGCGGCGCTGCGTGACTCCGGACAGCTCGACAAGGCCATGTCGCAGGCGCGCGATCTCCTGGTGAAGCGGCCCGGCGATGCGGCGGCCCTGGCGGAGCTCGCGCTCTGCCACCTCGCCAAGGGCGAGCGCGACATGGCGCAGCTCCTCACGCAACAAGCGCGCACCGCGAACGCCAAGAGCGCGGTGGCGGAGCGGGCCACGGGCCTGGTGCTGCTCGCGGCCGGCGACGACGCGCGCGCGTTCGCGGCGTTCGCCAAGGCGGCGCAGTACGATCCGCAAGATACGACGGCGCGGCTCAACATGGGCAGCGTGCTGTTGCGCGCGGGCGCATACGCCAAGGCGGAGGAGCAGTACCGCGCCATTTTGGCCGTGTCCCCCGAGGACGGCGACGCAAAGATCGGCCTCGCCGCCGCGCTTCGCGGTCAGGGGAGCCGCGAGCGCTCGGGCAAGTGGGACGAGGCGCGCTCGGTGCTGGAGGGGCTCTTGGCGCGCGAGCCGCACAACGTGGCCGCGCTGTTCAACCTGGCGGTGCTGGACATCGAATTTTTGAAGCGCCCGGCCGACGCGCGGCCGCTCATCGTGCGCTTTCTCTCCGATGCACCTGGCGATCACCCTGCCCGCGCCGAGGCCGAGCGCTACTTGGGGTTGCTGAAGGAGACCGCCAAATGA